A single Silvibacterium dinghuense DNA region contains:
- a CDS encoding DUF1837 domain-containing protein, which translates to MEANIAIVGVETQARQCGRQILFITYAEHRYSGTYRKLSLGPTLSVYDQKPARFLIDLTDKKHANLNSSIYCAGFELGKWRCSQLAFHLAEWLPDYALIEEELRVNHGNMVLKLNQAAIRVYTSEKYQKRGEAGEIALHAVCRDFFQTIPISPRVFYKSASNDLVKAFDMVHARLPEGEPVELWLGESKLWEQGDSAIADAIKSVRAHIDAGFLANEKLILGPQIPKDTPRYEEIVKLFHKSTSLDSFLKSSVFVIGILCDSASAAAALQHDAQYLAGVEAEMEKLAKSLNDTGLPGQLRMLLAYIPLATKESLVAAFDQRLKGLQ; encoded by the coding sequence ATGGAAGCGAATATCGCAATCGTTGGCGTAGAAACTCAAGCTAGGCAATGCGGTAGACAAATTCTCTTTATCACCTACGCAGAGCACAGGTACAGTGGCACATACCGAAAACTTAGCTTGGGGCCGACGTTGAGCGTTTACGACCAAAAACCCGCACGTTTCTTGATTGACCTCACCGACAAAAAACATGCGAATTTGAACTCCTCGATCTACTGTGCTGGTTTTGAACTTGGAAAATGGCGTTGCTCACAGCTCGCCTTTCACTTGGCCGAATGGCTACCTGATTATGCCTTGATCGAGGAAGAGCTTCGAGTCAATCACGGCAACATGGTGCTGAAGCTGAATCAGGCTGCTATCCGCGTTTACACCAGCGAGAAATATCAGAAGCGAGGTGAAGCGGGCGAGATTGCATTGCATGCCGTCTGCAGAGATTTCTTTCAGACCATTCCGATCTCTCCGAGAGTGTTTTACAAGTCGGCTTCCAACGACCTGGTCAAAGCCTTTGACATGGTGCATGCGCGCCTGCCTGAAGGTGAGCCTGTCGAGCTTTGGCTTGGAGAATCCAAACTTTGGGAGCAGGGAGATTCAGCTATCGCAGATGCGATCAAGTCCGTTAGGGCTCACATTGACGCAGGTTTTCTGGCAAACGAAAAACTCATACTTGGCCCGCAGATACCGAAGGACACTCCACGGTATGAAGAAATTGTGAAGCTGTTCCATAAGAGCACGAGTTTGGACTCCTTTCTGAAGAGCTCTGTCTTTGTAATCGGCATCCTTTGCGATAGCGCATCGGCAGCGGCGGCTCTTCAGCACGATGCTCAGTATCTTGCTGGAGTCGAAGCTGAGATGGAAAAGCTTGCGAAGTCTCTCAATGACACTGGGCTGCCAGGCCAGCTACGTATGCTGCTCGCCTATATCCCCCTCGCAACCAAGGAATCTTTGGTCGCCGCGTTCGATCAGCGGCTGAAAGGACTTCAATGA
- a CDS encoding DEAD/DEAH box helicase, with translation MSITSFDWPNISQLTGDQLKNQVFSILYETSCSLQEEELGEPHMLEVVPRLAQLIETHEELGTYREAFSALARSLGLWNYIDRDYADIRDALVADTAEIRDLGIVLHREQQAALNALLFGNNLVLSAPTSFGKSILIDALLLEERFKRVAIVLPTIALLDEFRRRLVRQFKDTFDILMHHSETSESERVIFLGTQERLINRDDLGKLDLVVVDEFYKLDPERKDSRSITLNAAVYRLLSKAKQFFFLGPNIDIVNVSAGSRWQFSFLKTRFSTVAVDTADLTKIDNKEERLLEEAVKPENWPALIFVSSPDRANTLAALMLQRDIRVGSGAELAAWMNENYGVGWSLSNSVAAGIGVHHGRIPRALASRFVSLFNQNVLPVLICTSTLIEGVNTAAKSVLIYDKKINKSNYDFFTFSNIKGRAGRLGKHHVGQVFLFNAPPAKEDYGISAPLFGDIDDAPDEYIVHIEGDDSTTTSATRTIELATRLGLKPEDLRRFSTIGISSMEAFRDSVARALNERAALIWSGYPAWENILALATILCSVRKADEFGCRTAAQLSMYINQLRNATQVKRFFLWHSQTYRGKPEQMDNIFKFLRACEFNLPEFIALIELFVKNAGYNQADYTYLTGGLPRWFRSEVLKILEEQGVPIQISERFHVEGDTVRSLGTRLQALAGSRDARISAFERNWVLEALPS, from the coding sequence ATGAGCATAACGTCCTTCGACTGGCCCAACATCTCCCAACTCACGGGGGATCAACTGAAAAATCAAGTGTTCTCGATCCTCTATGAGACTTCCTGCAGCTTGCAGGAAGAAGAGTTGGGCGAACCGCACATGCTCGAAGTTGTTCCCCGCTTGGCACAGCTAATAGAGACGCACGAGGAACTTGGCACTTACAGGGAGGCTTTCAGCGCCCTTGCACGCTCGTTAGGATTGTGGAACTACATCGACCGTGACTATGCTGACATTCGAGATGCCCTTGTTGCGGATACTGCTGAGATCCGCGATTTAGGAATCGTCCTGCACCGCGAACAGCAAGCGGCCCTCAACGCTCTTTTGTTCGGAAACAACCTCGTTCTCAGCGCTCCGACCAGTTTTGGAAAAAGCATCCTGATCGACGCACTGCTGCTGGAGGAACGCTTCAAGCGCGTCGCGATAGTACTTCCGACTATCGCGCTGCTCGATGAATTCCGGCGTCGCCTGGTACGCCAGTTCAAAGATACGTTCGATATACTCATGCATCACTCAGAGACATCGGAAAGCGAACGAGTCATCTTTCTGGGCACGCAAGAGCGTTTGATCAACAGAGACGATCTCGGGAAGCTTGATCTGGTCGTCGTTGATGAGTTCTACAAGCTCGATCCCGAGCGGAAAGACTCACGCAGCATCACCCTGAATGCAGCTGTATATCGGTTACTGAGCAAGGCAAAGCAATTCTTTTTCTTGGGACCAAACATAGACATCGTCAACGTCTCAGCTGGAAGTAGATGGCAGTTTTCATTTTTGAAGACCCGATTCTCTACAGTGGCGGTGGACACCGCCGATCTCACTAAGATCGACAACAAAGAAGAACGGCTACTGGAAGAGGCAGTGAAGCCGGAGAACTGGCCAGCTCTCATTTTTGTCTCATCACCAGACAGGGCCAATACGTTGGCTGCGTTAATGCTTCAACGCGACATTCGAGTTGGAAGCGGAGCGGAGCTTGCCGCATGGATGAACGAAAATTATGGCGTCGGCTGGAGCCTTAGCAACTCGGTAGCCGCCGGTATCGGAGTTCATCACGGACGAATACCTCGCGCCTTAGCATCGCGATTCGTCAGCCTCTTCAATCAAAATGTCCTGCCGGTGCTCATCTGCACGTCAACGCTTATAGAGGGTGTAAACACCGCAGCGAAGTCGGTTCTCATCTACGACAAGAAGATTAACAAGAGTAATTACGACTTCTTCACATTTTCCAACATTAAGGGCAGAGCAGGGAGATTGGGCAAGCACCACGTTGGACAGGTGTTTCTGTTTAATGCACCACCTGCAAAGGAGGACTACGGCATTTCAGCGCCACTGTTTGGGGATATCGATGATGCTCCCGATGAATACATCGTTCACATTGAAGGCGACGATAGCACTACCACATCGGCTACACGAACGATTGAACTCGCCACCCGTCTCGGGCTTAAGCCGGAAGATCTGAGAAGGTTCTCAACCATTGGGATCTCCTCTATGGAGGCGTTTCGAGATTCAGTTGCGCGTGCGCTCAATGAACGCGCCGCATTGATTTGGAGCGGCTATCCGGCCTGGGAAAATATCCTGGCGCTGGCCACGATACTTTGCTCTGTGCGAAAGGCTGATGAGTTCGGTTGCCGTACCGCAGCTCAGCTGTCCATGTACATAAACCAATTGCGCAATGCAACGCAGGTCAAGCGATTCTTTCTGTGGCACTCTCAAACCTATCGGGGTAAGCCGGAACAGATGGATAACATTTTCAAATTTCTGCGCGCCTGCGAATTCAATCTACCGGAATTCATCGCGCTCATTGAACTCTTCGTGAAGAACGCCGGTTACAACCAAGCCGATTACACTTACCTCACTGGTGGCCTGCCTCGATGGTTCAGATCGGAAGTGCTTAAGATTCTGGAAGAGCAGGGCGTGCCAATTCAAATTTCCGAGCGTTTTCATGTTGAGGGTGACACCGTTCGTTCTTTGGGTACACGTCTACAAGCCCTCGCAGGCTCACGAGACGCACGGATTTCGGCATTTGAACGGAACTGGGTACTTGAGGCGCTCCCGTCTTGA
- a CDS encoding site-specific integrase, which translates to MATLVKTDLGKWKAVIRKTGWPTTSKTFRTKRDAEDWARRTEDDMVRGAYIQRAPADRLTVAKALERYIAEVTPTKRPSTQVSDHNRSKILIEHLGKYSLTALTPEIVAKFRDTRLAGEDRKDAKGKPIPRSNNTVRLDLALLGHLFTVAIKEWGIGLPSNPVMNIRRPAPGPGRNRRLTPDEEKRLLVAVDQHSNPMLRWIVRIALETGMRSSEILTLRKMQVDLKRRIVRLLETKNTSPRTVPLTTTAAALFREALNHPVRPKDTDLIFYGEPGRDSKRHPYQFNPVWLNIKRQQGLEDVRFHDLRHEAVSRFVEAGFSDQEVSAISGHKSMQMLKRYTHLRAEDLVTKLDHLVSARGTALIK; encoded by the coding sequence TTGGCGACCCTCGTAAAGACCGATCTCGGCAAGTGGAAAGCTGTCATCCGCAAGACCGGATGGCCTACGACATCGAAGACCTTTCGCACGAAGCGCGATGCGGAAGACTGGGCTCGCCGCACGGAAGACGACATGGTGCGCGGCGCATACATCCAGCGCGCGCCAGCGGATCGCCTCACCGTCGCTAAGGCGCTCGAACGCTACATTGCTGAAGTGACGCCGACCAAGCGGCCCAGTACTCAGGTTTCCGATCACAACCGCTCGAAGATTCTCATCGAGCACCTGGGCAAGTATTCGCTCACCGCGCTCACGCCTGAGATCGTTGCAAAATTTAGAGACACACGTCTTGCTGGGGAGGACCGCAAAGACGCAAAGGGCAAACCCATTCCGCGCTCGAACAATACTGTTCGGCTCGACCTCGCGTTGCTCGGCCACCTGTTCACCGTGGCGATCAAAGAGTGGGGCATCGGCCTGCCGTCGAACCCGGTGATGAACATCCGCCGCCCCGCACCTGGCCCAGGACGTAACCGCCGACTCACGCCAGATGAAGAGAAGCGGTTGCTCGTCGCCGTAGATCAGCACTCAAACCCAATGTTGCGCTGGATCGTTCGCATTGCCCTTGAAACAGGTATGCGTTCTTCTGAGATTCTTACTTTGCGCAAAATGCAGGTGGACTTGAAGAGGCGTATTGTTCGCCTTCTGGAGACAAAGAACACATCTCCCCGCACCGTTCCACTAACAACCACCGCTGCAGCACTCTTCCGTGAAGCGCTAAATCATCCTGTCCGCCCTAAAGACACAGACCTGATCTTCTACGGTGAGCCCGGACGTGATAGCAAACGCCACCCCTACCAGTTCAATCCTGTGTGGCTGAATATCAAGCGTCAACAGGGCCTCGAGGATGTCCGCTTCCACGACCTCAGACATGAAGCCGTAAGTCGATTTGTGGAAGCAGGATTTTCTGACCAAGAGGTCTCCGCGATCAGCGGTCATAAGTCTATGCAAATGCTGAAGCGATATACGCACCTGCGTGCTGAGGATCTGGTGACTAAGCTCGATCACCTCGTGAGTGCTAGAGGAACTGCTCTGATCAAATAG
- a CDS encoding TonB-dependent receptor: protein MQNLCPAMGRVRISFLILLCCLLAIPAAIAQSTQGIILGTVKDSSGAVVPNASVTLTNTDEGTTRNTTTDAAGSYHFEDVPAAHYAVAIELAGFEKWTTSGLVLAVRQQLRVDAALAVGNVQQVVNVSSDAVSTIDTVTPSISAVYNKTDVDNLPVNTRASSSGTSALSIVGELPGVQPDGGSFSLQGALPFQTEVSVDGTTVQSATGNSPIADAFPSSESISELRADGVQNNAEFGQPGEITVTTKGGTNTIHGSAFWYHQNAAFDAIPYTYPITTTKPKLVANTFGASFGGPVVIPHLYDGHNRTFIYGAYEGWRHPSQETESYVVPSTLMKEGDFSKYVSSGFTGLNDPFTGGSYGTKLPSISAVATKLLQFFPDPNVGDPSAYTDNGVANYVVNQDNSRHSDQFDIRGDQYFGSNQKFLLWGRFTWKNFPTTNPEPLLVPEGQSTNQNRVLKISANYSFTPNLINEFGYGFTWVTTGNTNNFNGTAFTDSLGLVGLQNLFYNGLPELDFYNLSSLNADRLDSLTKSRTAVYTDSLSWNIRNHSLRFGLDIRTLEAITPLGFNGSDNYGTFQFNTDKSTGMFTGVDFADFLSGLPNQTFYDVVQEDNDGTSIHYHFYAQDQWIVTPRLTLSYGLRYELHPGYTDAHGDIGNFDPSKPLSGEAIYPDGKSSLLSTAFLESANACLPYGTTSGSATVNGASCMPVLSNSEAGLPGGLKKYPHLRFMPRFGFAWRPFDNDKTAVRGGVGMYNITMLGSNFYSLTGTLQAQTTQYTNTYNSSTHAIGYQWPVIYAGAGDGGCTTCYGQDYFGTANSVNWKDPYTYQWSLSIDHDFGGGSAGRISYIGSETHQLVWAPDENTLPFSSTVSAANQPLSARLFPNFGRINTRATGANESYHSVQLDASHRFQRGLEFDSSYTFAKALADNQGPASTGFAGESGGSRATSILDRHADFGNVGGTRRNRWNTTMVYDLPFGRGREFGSGMSRIADLLVGGWRLSNIFLWQSGPFESPYFDSGEGDPSGTGSGLTSTNTGFDPGHRNQAADRAAGVSIAPHNRTRTNWINTAAFVCPGYPGWTPGTACTTGSGAGAYPNPIGRFGNAGVGSVVGPGTVNLSSGLSKVFSVTERVKLRAEGTFTNVLNHTNLGDPNMDISSGSYGLISSTIGSDFGGARSGQVSMRLDF, encoded by the coding sequence ATGCAGAATCTGTGCCCCGCCATGGGGCGTGTGCGTATTTCTTTTTTGATCCTCTTGTGCTGCCTGCTGGCCATCCCAGCCGCGATCGCGCAGTCTACCCAGGGCATCATCCTTGGCACCGTCAAGGACAGTTCCGGCGCGGTTGTGCCCAATGCTTCGGTGACCCTTACCAATACCGACGAGGGCACAACCCGCAACACCACGACAGATGCGGCCGGCAGCTACCACTTTGAAGATGTTCCTGCGGCTCATTACGCTGTTGCCATCGAGCTCGCGGGCTTTGAGAAGTGGACGACTTCAGGCCTGGTCCTTGCTGTCCGTCAGCAGTTGCGCGTCGATGCCGCGCTGGCTGTTGGAAATGTGCAGCAGGTGGTCAATGTATCGAGCGATGCGGTCAGCACCATCGATACGGTGACGCCGTCCATCAGCGCGGTTTACAACAAGACCGACGTCGACAATCTTCCGGTCAATACCCGCGCCAGCTCTTCCGGAACGAGTGCGTTGAGCATCGTTGGCGAGCTGCCCGGCGTGCAGCCCGACGGAGGCTCCTTCTCGCTGCAGGGCGCACTGCCCTTCCAGACGGAGGTCTCTGTGGACGGAACCACGGTGCAGAGCGCCACCGGAAATTCGCCCATCGCCGATGCCTTTCCTTCTAGCGAATCGATCAGCGAGCTGCGTGCCGACGGAGTCCAGAACAACGCCGAATTCGGCCAGCCCGGTGAGATTACCGTCACGACCAAGGGCGGCACGAATACGATTCATGGATCGGCGTTCTGGTATCACCAGAATGCGGCCTTCGACGCCATTCCCTACACCTACCCGATCACGACAACCAAGCCCAAGCTGGTTGCCAACACCTTCGGCGCGAGCTTCGGTGGTCCGGTCGTCATTCCGCATCTGTATGACGGTCACAACCGCACCTTCATTTACGGCGCTTACGAAGGCTGGCGGCATCCCTCGCAGGAAACCGAGTCCTACGTCGTTCCCAGCACGCTGATGAAGGAAGGCGACTTCTCGAAGTATGTCTCGAGCGGCTTTACCGGGCTGAACGATCCGTTCACCGGCGGCAGCTATGGCACCAAGCTGCCTTCGATCAGCGCGGTTGCGACCAAGCTGCTGCAGTTCTTCCCTGATCCCAACGTGGGCGATCCAAGCGCCTATACCGACAATGGTGTTGCCAACTATGTGGTGAACCAGGACAACAGCCGGCATTCCGACCAGTTCGACATCCGCGGCGATCAGTATTTCGGTTCGAATCAGAAGTTTCTGCTCTGGGGCCGTTTCACCTGGAAGAACTTCCCGACGACCAATCCCGAGCCGCTCCTGGTGCCTGAAGGCCAGAGCACGAACCAGAACCGCGTTCTGAAGATCAGCGCCAATTACAGCTTCACGCCGAATCTGATCAATGAATTCGGCTACGGCTTTACCTGGGTCACGACCGGCAACACCAACAACTTCAACGGCACGGCTTTCACAGACAGCCTGGGCCTGGTTGGCCTGCAGAACCTCTTCTACAACGGGCTTCCCGAGCTGGACTTCTACAACCTGAGCTCGCTGAACGCCGATCGCCTCGACTCGCTGACCAAGTCCCGGACGGCGGTGTATACCGACTCGCTGAGCTGGAACATTCGGAACCACAGCCTCCGCTTCGGCCTCGACATCCGCACCCTGGAGGCGATCACCCCGCTCGGCTTCAATGGATCGGACAACTACGGGACCTTCCAGTTCAATACCGACAAGAGCACAGGCATGTTCACGGGTGTGGACTTCGCCGACTTCCTCAGTGGCCTGCCCAACCAGACCTTCTATGACGTCGTCCAGGAAGATAACGACGGCACATCCATCCACTACCACTTCTACGCGCAGGATCAGTGGATCGTCACACCGCGGCTCACGCTCAGCTATGGCCTCCGTTATGAGCTGCATCCTGGCTATACCGACGCTCACGGCGACATCGGTAACTTCGATCCCAGCAAGCCTCTCTCCGGCGAAGCCATTTATCCGGACGGCAAGTCCAGCCTGCTGTCCACCGCCTTCCTGGAGAGTGCCAACGCCTGCCTGCCTTACGGCACAACCAGCGGTTCGGCCACGGTCAACGGCGCTTCCTGCATGCCGGTGCTCTCGAACAGCGAGGCGGGTTTGCCCGGTGGCCTCAAGAAGTATCCTCACCTGCGCTTCATGCCGCGCTTCGGCTTTGCCTGGCGTCCCTTCGACAATGACAAGACGGCAGTGCGCGGCGGCGTGGGCATGTACAACATCACCATGCTGGGTTCGAACTTCTACTCCCTCACCGGCACGCTCCAGGCGCAGACGACGCAGTACACCAACACCTACAACTCCAGCACGCATGCCATCGGCTATCAGTGGCCGGTCATCTATGCCGGAGCCGGCGACGGCGGCTGCACCACCTGCTATGGCCAGGACTACTTCGGAACGGCGAACAGCGTGAACTGGAAGGACCCCTACACCTACCAGTGGAGCCTGAGCATCGACCACGACTTTGGCGGCGGCAGTGCCGGCCGTATCTCTTACATCGGCTCGGAGACGCACCAGCTGGTCTGGGCTCCGGACGAAAATACCTTGCCCTTTTCTTCCACCGTCTCGGCTGCAAACCAGCCGCTGAGCGCCCGCCTCTTCCCGAACTTCGGCCGCATCAATACCCGCGCCACCGGCGCCAACGAGAGCTACCACTCGGTGCAGCTCGATGCGTCGCACCGCTTCCAGCGCGGGCTGGAGTTCGACTCCTCCTACACCTTCGCGAAGGCTCTGGCCGATAACCAAGGTCCGGCGAGCACGGGCTTTGCCGGGGAAAGCGGCGGCTCCCGCGCTACTTCCATCCTGGATCGCCACGCGGACTTCGGTAATGTCGGAGGCACCCGCCGCAACCGCTGGAACACGACGATGGTCTATGACCTGCCCTTCGGTCGTGGACGCGAGTTTGGCAGTGGAATGTCCCGCATCGCCGATCTCCTCGTCGGTGGATGGCGCCTCTCGAACATCTTCCTCTGGCAGAGCGGTCCGTTTGAATCGCCTTACTTCGACTCCGGAGAAGGCGATCCCTCCGGCACCGGATCGGGCCTGACCAGCACCAACACCGGCTTCGATCCCGGCCATCGCAACCAGGCCGCCGATCGTGCCGCCGGGGTCAGCATCGCTCCGCACAACCGCACCCGCACCAACTGGATCAACACCGCTGCCTTCGTCTGCCCTGGCTACCCTGGCTGGACGCCGGGAACGGCCTGCACCACCGGCAGCGGCGCCGGCGCCTATCCCAACCCCATCGGCCGCTTCGGCAATGCCGGAGTCGGCTCGGTGGTTGGGCCTGGAACAGTGAACCTCTCCTCCGGGCTCAGCAAGGTCTTTTCGGTCACCGAACGGGTCAAGCTGCGCGCTGAGGGCACGTTCACCAACGTGCTCAACCACACGAACCTCGGCGACCCCAACATGGATATCAGCTCCGGCAGCTACGGGCTGATTTCCAGCACCATCGGATCGGACTTCGGCGGAGCACGTAGCGGCCAGGTCTCGATGCGGCTGGATTTTTAA